The window TGTTTCTTTGCATTTAACATGTTAAAGTAGTGTATTACATTAAGAAGAAATACGTACatgtgttttgttttaattCCTTGAATATGATTTGCAAAAGTGTGAAACAAAAACATTAATAGTTATCACTTgcaaatgatatatatatatatatatatatatatatatatatatatatatatatttgattaacATGTAAATGCTAAGGTGGACGCAGGGTGAGGGAGTGTTAAACCGTCTGAAATCATTCTCTATAATCATCTTTTTTTGTCAGTTTCacattctattttattatttttccttGAAGCCAATGCAAGTTAGTTTGCTCCAAAGCAAAACACTGATTTTGCAACTAATGTTGCCTCTGAAGTGAATATAGAACTTTTTCAGTAATGTGTCAATGAAGACTACTAGAAAGTCATTGTGATAATTAGCAGGGAATTAGCCATTCAAATCTTCTGAATGAAGCTGCATGCAAATGGACAGTTCCACTCTTCACGTAAAAAACCTGTCTCAAATTATTCTTTAGCCCAGTAAACGTAGAAGCTTGTTTGATATTCCTCAAAAACGAAAAATCGAAATATTTCACTCATATAATAAAACACAAAAGCAAAAAAAGTACACTCATATATATACTCTTAACaccattcaaaaaaaattaactctACCATTACAAAGCACCACCAAATACAAAGATATATCAACAAATCACACTCCAATCTTCTGACATTTAACACCAGCATTACCACCACAAACACCTTCCAGATTAACATCACTAACATTGCCAAGAACAACCACATTATCTCCCACTGTCTTCCTCTTTGGCTTCGCCTCTTGGAGAATCAGCAACACATCTCTCATCGGCGGCCGATCCGTTGGATTCCGACTTGTACACAACAATGCAATCCTCAACATCTGTTTCATCTCTTCTCTTATGAGACTACACGACCTACCCCTGCTTTTGTCTAGCACTTCCTCTACATCTTCCTTTGTCTTCAGCTTTGATCTAACCCAATCCACGATACTATTACCTTCTCCAAATTCCGGTTCGACCGATTTTTTTCCGGTTATGATTTCTAATAGTATCACTCCAAAACTGTAGATATCACTCTTTTTATCCACTTGTAGTGTGTATGCATACTCTatataaccaaaacaaaatatagTCAGAGGTTGTCGTAATCATATAtctaaccaaaacaaaaacaagataaaaGAGTCAGAGGTTGTCGTCATCACACGACAAGAAGAATGTTTTAACAAAccgacaaataaaaaaaaaggacaaAAGTACACATTTTTAAAACTAGAGGGAAAATTAAGTAATAAAAAAGAATAACGAGGGTACCTGGCGCAATATAACCGTAAGATCCGGCAACGACGGACATAGACTCATCGGTCTGAATCAACTTCGCGACGCCGAAGTCCGCCACACGCGCCTCGAAGTCCCCGTCGAGGAGAATATTACTAGGCTTCAAATCACGGTGCACGATCACCGGATCACAGTCGTGGTGGAGGTAGCAAATCCCCTGAGCGACTCCGATCGCGATATTATACAACGCCGTCCACTCCGCCGCCGCGTTAGTCGTCTTATCCCCTCCGTGGAGGAGATCGTCCAAGCTCCCGTTGGGCATGTACTCGTACAGAAGCATCGTGCACTCCCGGTTCGAGCAGCATCCGAGGAGGCGCACGATGTTCCGGTGGCGCACGTGGCCTAACACGTCGACCTCCGCGAGCACGCCGCTCTTCCGCCGCCGGATCTTCCCGTTCTCCTTGTTCTTCCCCCAGAGCTTCTTCACCGCGATGACCTCCCCGTTCGGCATCTCGGCCTTGTACACCGTCCCCGTCGACCCCATCCCGAGGATGTTGTCCGTCTTCGAGAGACACTCGACGACGTCGTCCGCCGTGAAGTTCAGCCTCTGGAACGCCGTCAGCTTCCACGGTCCTACCTCTCCGCCGTCGACTTTGCTTTTCTTGAAGCACCGAGCGGCGGCGACGAGGAGGAAGAACGCGGCGCCGATGGCCGCCGCCATTATCCAGACTATAGCTCCGGCGGTTTTCTTCCGGCCGTAAATCTCCGGTTCCGTATCGGAGCCGCAAGGCTTCCTTAGCACGTCTCCGCACAGCCCCTCGTTAGAGGAGAAGAACAACGGATTCAAATGCGTGAACGAACCGGTCGGAACCGGACCGGTTAACTGATTAAACGAAACGTTGAAAGTCGTTATGGTTTTGGAGCTTCCGAAGTCGGAGGGGATCGTACCGGTTAAGAGGTTACGAGAAAGATCCACGTCAGCAATGGAAGGAAGCGTGGAAATCTCCCAGGGGATGATTCCGGTTAAGTAGTTGCGGCTGAGGTTCAAAGAGAGAAGCTTTTCGCAGTGTCCTATGTCCCAAGGGATGGTCCCGTTGAGCGAGTTTCCTTGCAGCTCAACCCTGTAGAAGCTCTTGCATCCCACGTAGTTTGGAACCTCACCGATCACGTCGCTGAAACTCGCCGAGAAGATCTGCAAGTTGGGAGCTTTCCAGATATTCTCCGGTAATCTGCTGTGGAACGAGTTGCAGGAGAGGTTCAAGTACTGAAGAACAGGAGCTTCGGCGAAGTCCGATGGAATCTGGTCGGTGAATCTGTTGCTGCTCAGGTCTACGAACGTGAGGTTGTCAAGAGAGCCGAATCCTAACGGTATGGTGCCGTTTAGTCTGTTGTTTTGAGTCCTGAACCTCCAGAGAGACGTGCAGGTTGTTAAGCTCTTTGGGAGCTGGCCTTCGAGGTTGTTGGAGAAGAGGATGAGTTTGTAAAGCTTGTTGCCGTTGCAGAGAGAAGGAGGGATGGTTCCGGTGAATGAGTTGTTTGAGACGTCTAAAGTCTCGAGCTTTCCGTTTGTTCCGAGCTTCTGCGGTAAAGCTCCGGTGAAGTTGTTGTTCCAGAGAGACAATGTGGTTAGCTCCGGGAGCTCCCCGATGCCTTCGGGGACTTCCCCCGAGAGATTGTTGCTGATTACGCTAAACCACGTGAGATTCTTTAAGGAGGAGAAGCCTGGAGGGATGGTGCCTGAGAGCTGGTTGCTTGATAAATCTAGTGACTTTAGAGATTTTAAGTTGCTGAAACTCTCTGGGATTGCGCCGGTGAAGCCGTTGAAGAAGAGGAGCAAAGTCTCGAGCTTTGTGAGGTTTCCGAGTTCTTGAGGGAGAGAGCCAGAGAGGGTGCAGTTGGAGACGTCAAGGTACTTAAGATTCGAGAGTGATGAGAATTCAGAAGGTATGTTTCCTGTGAACTGATTGTAACCGATCTCGATGTGTTGGAGGTTTGGTAGGAAGCCTAATCTCGGAGGTAAAGCGCCTCCGAGAAGGTTTCCGGCTAAATGGATAAACTTTAGTCTCTGTAAACCACCGTAAGCTGCAGGTATCTCTCCTTCGAAGTAGCTACCACCGAGGTTAAGCTCTTCCAAGAAACGGAGACGAGCCACTTCCAGAGGCAACAAGCCTTCGAAGTTGTTGCTGAAGGCGTTGAAGACTCTTAAGAACTTGAGCTTGGAGATTCCAGGAGGGAAACTTGATTCAAAGGAGTTATGGCTGATGTCAAGAGTGGTGAGCTTGGTGAGGTCAAAGAGAGAAGTGGGAAACGGACCCACCAAGGAGTTCTTACTGAGGTTCAAGTAGAGCAAGCTTGATGACAAGTAACGAATCTGTTGAGGAAGATGGCCTGTGAGGTTCCGGTTAGAGAGGTCAAGAGAAATGACTTGAGCCGTTGCATTGTCGCAGACTACACCGGACCAAGAACACCAAACGGCGCCGTTTTGGTTATCGGTGACTTTCCAGTCTTGAAAGGCAGAGGGGGAGGAGGAGAGAGATGTTTTGAGGGAAATGAGAGAGGAGAGCTGAGGTGAAAGCTTGAGAGATAAGGAagagaaaggaagaagaaggataAAGAGATGAACAAGAGAAAGAGAAGTGTTCTTCTTGTTCATGGCTTTTTTaggaagaagaaagtgaaaagATTGTCTGAATAAGTGAGGTGAAGTTGAGAAAGGCTTTAGGGTTAACAATGGTGGATATAAGGGTTTGAAGAaggtgaagaaggagaagagaagaagtcaTCATGAAGGTGATGATTGTGGAGTGCGTCTAATGGTCTGGCTTTTGTTGGTTAAGGCATTATGGTTTGTGTggggaagaaaagaaaagacgaACTCAATCCATTTTCCACTCTTCTTTTACTTTTCTTACCTTTTTCAAAATTACTTACTTCTTATTTTAATACTTGTTCCTTCTTTATTGGTTGTTGGTTAAGGCATTCTGTTATGTCATACATaaacaattaatatttataatccATTTGTTTGTAATTGTTGAGCAAACAAAATTCCTATGAATTACTAattacaattttgttttatttaataaaacattatttgtcaaactattttataatatgcaTGCATTATATAGGTCTATTTTTTTGTTCCCATCATACAAATTACAATACTGGCTTCTGGGTGGAGATCTTTGAAAATCAGAAACCAAATCAACATGCCACTCATtcttattaaaaatacattatttacattttagatTTGTCTGCATCTTATTTTTACctcttttaaattatttttccatttttggtt of the Brassica rapa cultivar Chiifu-401-42 chromosome A03, CAAS_Brap_v3.01, whole genome shotgun sequence genome contains:
- the LOC103860599 gene encoding leucine-rich repeat receptor-like protein kinase TDR, with the translated sequence MNKKNTSLSLVHLFILLLPFSSLSLKLSPQLSSLISLKTSLSSSPSAFQDWKVTDNQNGAVWCSWSGVVCDNATAQVISLDLSNRNLTGHLPQQIRYLSSSLLYLNLSKNSLVGPFPTSLFDLTKLTTLDISHNSFESSFPPGISKLKFLRVFNAFSNNFEGLLPLEVARLRFLEELNLGGSYFEGEIPAAYGGLQRLKFIHLAGNLLGGALPPRLGFLPNLQHIEIGYNQFTGNIPSEFSSLSNLKYLDVSNCTLSGSLPQELGNLTKLETLLLFFNGFTGAIPESFSNLKSLKSLDLSSNQLSGTIPPGFSSLKNLTWFSVISNNLSGEVPEGIGELPELTTLSLWNNNFTGALPQKLGTNGKLETLDVSNNSFTGTIPPSLCNGNKLYKLILFSNNLEGQLPKSLTTCTSLWRFRTQNNRLNGTIPLGFGSLDNLTFVDLSSNRFTDQIPSDFAEAPVLQYLNLSCNSFHSRLPENIWKAPNLQIFSASFSDVIGEVPNYVGCKSFYRVELQGNSLNGTIPWDIGHCEKLLSLNLSRNYLTGIIPWEISTLPSIADVDLSRNLLTGTIPSDFGSSKTITTFNVSFNQLTGPVPTGSFTHLNPLFFSSNEGLCGDVLRKPCGSDTEPEIYGRKKTAGAIVWIMAAAIGAAFFLLVAAARCFKKSKVDGGEVGPWKLTAFQRLNFTADDVVECLSKTDNILGMGSTGTVYKAEMPNGEVIAVKKLWGKNKENGKIRRRKSGVLAEVDVLGHVRHRNIVRLLGCCSNRECTMLLYEYMPNGSLDDLLHGGDKTTNAAAEWTALYNIAIGVAQGICYLHHDCDPVIVHRDLKPSNILLDGDFEARVADFGVAKLIQTDESMSVVAGSYGYIAPEYAYTLQVDKKSDIYSFGVILLEIITGKKSVEPEFGEGNSIVDWVRSKLKTKEDVEEVLDKSRGRSCSLIREEMKQMLRIALLCTSRNPTDRPPMRDVLLILQEAKPKRKTVGDNVVVLGNVSDVNLEGVCGGNAGVKCQKIGV